CCACTGCTttagcagagctggagagcacAGCCTTCTCTAAAAATTGCCTAATGGATGCAACAATGTCTGCCCTACACCTCATCCACCTCTTTGTACCAAGGCATGCACATAAGCAGGCTGTTCTAAATGTGGAAATCCCAGCTCCCCTTGGAGCACGGAactgaggctgctgcttgcaCTCTGTTTCAAGGTCTGTCCAGGCTTGGGGGTGGCACAGTAGGTAGCTGGAGCCTGGGGCAGCCCCTTCCTCACCTGCACCAGGTTCACTCCCGGCACGAAGTTCTTCACCTCCTTGATCAGCTTCACCTTGTCAGCAGGTTTCAGATCTGTCAGTCGGACGGTGAaatgtgttttttccttcttgactGGGAGCTCCTCCTCGTCCTGGAAGCAGCCAGAGCTCGGTGAAGATGCCCGACCCAGCCCAACGAGCCTCCACCACCCCACGCATGGGGACCCACGGGGCCGACAGGGAGCCCCGGGGACCCAGCTCCCGCCCAACAACCTGGTACCTGCGGAGCCGGCTGGGAGGGCgtgagaggagcagctgccGCCGGCATCACCCCCACGTCCGGGATCTTCAGAGTCTCCTGCGGGAAGAATAGCGGCACCAGCGGCCGGTGAGGCGGCGCacgcgggccgggccgggctaAATCAGACTAGGCCAGGCAGGGTCGAGCCGAGCCGGGCCAGTCCGAGCTGAGTCAGGCCGGACCGCGCCACGCCACCCACCTTGAGAAGCGCGTTGAGGTCGGCCACTTCGAGCAGCGTCAGCCCCGCGATGTCCTGCACCAGCTGCCGCACCTTGGGGGAGTACTCCTTGGCGGCCGTGTCCAGCGGGGCCCCGGCCAGCGCCTCCGAGCGCCGCGGCCGGCCCGTGCCCAGCGCCCGCAGACCGGCGGCGGGGGACCCGACCGCGGCCCAGCACCAGGAGGGCGGCGAGCGGCGGAGCAGGCGCGGCGGCAGCGCGCGGGCGGCGGGCAGCATGGCGGCCGCAGAGGACACGGCGGCGCTCTGCCCCGCGCTCTATGGTCCCGGCGGCCACCGCGGCTCTAGAGCGCTCTAGGCCGCGGCGCCTCCTCTCGATGGTGGAACTGGGTAGAAGCGACGCTCTAGCCTCCGAGTCCGCCAAAACTCGCTCGCCCCTGGCGGCCCTGCCGCTGCCCGTCCCGAGCCGGTGCCACCGTACCACAGCACATCACACCACTGCTCGTTCCGAACACTTTATTATCACCGATGGCGCTCGGTGTCCCCCGTGAGGAGAGAATGGCCGCGCCGCGGAGACGGGGGATAAGCCGAGCTCGGCAAGGGGCACCGGGACTAGGGAGGGGAGGACGCTGGAG
The Indicator indicator isolate 239-I01 chromosome 29, UM_Iind_1.1, whole genome shotgun sequence genome window above contains:
- the MRPL12 gene encoding 39S ribosomal protein L12, mitochondrial, with translation MLPAARALPPRLLRRSPPSWCWAAVGSPAAGLRALGTGRPRRSEALAGAPLDTAAKEYSPKVRQLVQDIAGLTLLEVADLNALLKETLKIPDVGVMPAAAAPLTPSQPAPQDEEELPVKKEKTHFTVRLTDLKPADKVKLIKEVKNFVPGVNLVQAKKLVESLPQEIKANASKEEAEKIKAALEAAGGTVVLE